One Desulfobulbus oligotrophicus DNA segment encodes these proteins:
- a CDS encoding ATP-dependent nuclease — translation MKLTHVTIHNFRGILDASMNLHSYGLLVGANNAGKSTIIDGIRAFYEKDGFKFKKDCDFPFKGAADQESWVELTFALSDQEHDSLKDEYKTANKDLKVRKYFQTSERLHDGKNATGSIVGYKSDDTLSKEPFYGAKNVQSGKFGDLIYIPAISKVDEHTKLSGPSALRDLITNIMSDVVEKSEAYKALTESVTTFAGSVRSVETEDNRSLSNFENDLNELLAPWQTNFNLKFTTPSTAEIIKSMLGWDIRDNYHEKSQGVEYFGSGFQRHFIYSLIQLGAKYVPQKTSKKAKDFTPSLNLVLFEEPEAFLHPPQQDDLARSLIKVSETEDWQIVCSTHSAHFVSRNAIRIPAIIRAQRINGIVSTFQVGQDQWDDIIDANKAIEKVADKYSKVKKNMQADDLKPEMEAVKYFLWLNPDRAGLFFAQKVLLVEGPSETALINRLLDDSKLVIPQGTYVLDCLGKYNIHRFMSLLSALGVTHAVLHDDDENKNEHQELNQLISDSKHDHFTNAIVTIQKDLETALNVTPPGSPHRKPQHLLYCYAANQIADDKLKNFCDLVQSCFTVQKGKP, via the coding sequence TACGGCCTTTTGGTTGGCGCGAATAATGCCGGAAAGAGCACCATCATTGATGGCATCCGGGCTTTTTATGAGAAAGACGGTTTCAAATTCAAAAAAGATTGTGACTTTCCTTTTAAAGGTGCTGCTGATCAGGAGTCATGGGTTGAGCTGACCTTTGCATTGAGCGATCAGGAGCACGATTCCCTGAAAGATGAATACAAAACGGCCAATAAAGACCTGAAAGTCAGAAAATATTTCCAAACGTCAGAGAGGTTACACGATGGCAAGAATGCCACAGGATCAATTGTTGGATACAAGTCCGACGACACCTTGTCGAAGGAGCCGTTTTACGGCGCCAAGAATGTTCAGAGCGGCAAATTTGGCGATCTCATATATATCCCTGCCATTAGCAAGGTTGATGAACACACCAAGCTCAGCGGCCCGTCAGCTCTGCGCGACCTGATCACCAACATCATGTCGGATGTCGTCGAGAAGAGCGAGGCATATAAAGCGCTGACGGAAAGCGTCACCACATTTGCGGGAAGTGTTCGATCTGTAGAAACAGAGGACAATCGATCCCTTTCAAATTTCGAGAACGACTTGAACGAGCTGCTTGCGCCGTGGCAGACCAACTTCAACCTAAAGTTCACCACTCCATCCACGGCGGAGATCATCAAATCCATGCTTGGATGGGACATCCGGGACAATTACCATGAAAAGTCCCAAGGTGTTGAATATTTCGGCTCTGGATTCCAGCGGCATTTCATCTATTCTCTGATTCAGCTCGGCGCAAAGTATGTGCCTCAAAAGACTTCAAAGAAGGCCAAAGATTTCACCCCCTCGCTCAACCTTGTTCTATTCGAAGAACCGGAAGCGTTTTTGCACCCGCCGCAACAGGACGACCTTGCCAGAAGTCTAATTAAGGTGAGTGAAACTGAAGATTGGCAGATTGTTTGTTCTACTCACTCTGCACATTTTGTGAGCAGAAACGCCATTCGAATTCCGGCCATCATTAGAGCCCAGCGGATTAACGGCATCGTCTCGACGTTCCAGGTAGGCCAAGATCAGTGGGATGACATTATTGATGCAAATAAGGCTATTGAAAAAGTCGCCGACAAATATTCCAAAGTCAAAAAAAATATGCAGGCCGATGACCTCAAGCCTGAAATGGAAGCAGTCAAATATTTTCTTTGGCTGAATCCTGATCGTGCTGGGTTGTTTTTTGCTCAAAAAGTCTTGTTAGTGGAAGGTCCTAGCGAGACGGCGCTAATCAACCGATTGCTGGATGATTCGAAATTGGTGATTCCGCAGGGGACTTATGTCTTGGACTGCCTGGGGAAATACAACATCCATCGCTTCATGAGTTTGCTAAGTGCGCTTGGTGTCACTCATGCTGTTCTTCATGATGACGATGAAAACAAGAACGAACATCAGGAATTGAACCAGCTTATATCCGACTCAAAGCACGATCACTTCACCAATGCGATTGTAACGATCCAGAAGGACCTTGAAACAGCTCTGAATGTCACTCCACCAGGCTCACCACACAGGAAGCCCCAGCACCTGCTTTACTGCTACGCCGCTAATCAAATTGCGGATGACAAGTTGAAAAACTTCTGCGATCTGGTGCAATCTTGTTTCACTGTGCAGAAAGGCAAGCCATGA